The stretch of DNA GCGGCTCAGCGCGATCTGCTGCCAGAACGGCCGTGCGCCAATGCCCCGCATTTGGATATTGCAGCGTCTTCTGGACCACAGAAGATAAATCGGCCGTTGTTCTGACCGGCAAACGACCGACTGCGCGATCTGGCAAGGAGTCGCCGTTCAAAATCTGTAAACAACGGATCACTGGCTGAGTAGTTAGCAAGCTCATGGGTCCGGGTGTATAGCGTTGGGATAAAACTGATCGAACCTAATCCCAGGTAATTGTGATAATCATACGTATCGCCGCCGACCAGCAATACATACTGAGTCCCGAGATTCGCCGCCGCAAATCGAATGTAATCGCGGATAGCAAGCGGATCGAAATTGCTGTGGCTGAACTGAGCATAAATGTCGTTAACATCCACAACTTTTACCGTATATCCTTGAGCCTTGCGCGCGTCAACTAGAGGTTGAATTCCCGAAATAAAATTCGGATGTGACACGACCAGCAATTGAGCCGATCCTGTTTTAATATTAACCAGCGGCTTCACAGGTGTTGCCGGCGGAAGAGCTACCGCAGATACGACCACATATTTTGCAGCTGTTGTTAAACCACGGAAAGTCACATTGAAGTTTCCCGTTGAACCTGCAATCTTCAGCGCTGTCATCTGAGTTATTTTCGACCCTTCCACCCGGTACACAACCGGACTCGAACTGGTCAAACCATCAACACGGAAAGCAGCACCGGTCCCCTCAAAGATCAACGATCCATTTCGGGCCACGAATGCGCGAGGATAAGTCACACCATAACGGTCTTGA from bacterium encodes:
- a CDS encoding C25 family cysteine peptidase codes for the protein MKNGAQVAPFYMENLIVDKNKRYEISSPSGDPWIETDILAFKTPVSKSFTLTVDNLVSANATTTLNVGLFGITDWPDEINPAPDHHVKVALNNIEVADLSADGVVNMTVNAALNAGALINGNNTVKVTVVGDTPFDYDMVAQDRYGVTYPRAFVARNGSLIFEGTGAAFRVDGLTSSSPVVYRVEGSKITQMTALKIAGSTGNFNVTFRGLTTAAKYVVVSAVALPPATPVKPLVNIKTGSAQLLVVSHPNFISGIQPLVDARKAQGYTVKVVDVNDIYAQFSHSNFDPLAIRDYIRFAAANLGTQYVLLVGGDTYDYHNYLGLGSISFIPTLYTRTHELANYSASDPLFTDFERRLLARSRSRSFAGQNNGRFIFCGPEDAAISKCGALAHGRSGSRSR